The following are from one region of the Desmospora profundinema genome:
- a CDS encoding YlmC/YmxH family sporulation protein has protein sequence MKISDLQTKDVVNVGDGRKLGQIHDLDIDLRAGQIRALVVPGETRLFGLLTGGKEWVIPWSQIVKIGSDVILVRLDNSRFSSENDGDPRPLLTHPSNDGP, from the coding sequence ATGAAGATCTCAGATCTGCAAACCAAAGATGTCGTCAATGTGGGAGATGGCCGTAAGTTGGGACAAATCCACGACCTGGACATTGATTTGCGGGCGGGTCAGATCCGTGCATTGGTGGTGCCGGGGGAAACACGCCTGTTTGGATTGTTGACGGGAGGGAAAGAGTGGGTGATTCCATGGAGCCAGATTGTAAAGATCGGATCGGATGTCATTTTGGTAAGGCTGGACAACTCTCGCTTTTCATCTGAAAACGATGGGGATCCCCGCCCCCTGCTGACCCACCCTTCCAACGATGGACCATGA
- the sigE gene encoding RNA polymerase sporulation sigma factor SigE produces the protein MVVRWKLALQLLWYRILIQMGLKGEEIYYIGGSEALPPPLTREEEEHLLDKLPGGDSAVRAMLIERNLRLVVYIARKFENTGINIEDLVSIGTIGLIKAVNTFDPTKKIKLATYASRCIENEILMFLRRNNKIRSEVSFDEPLNMDWDGNELLLSDVMGTENDTIYRNIEEQVDRKILRTALMKLSERERKIMELRFGLNGGEEKTQKDVADLLGISQSYISRLEKRIIKRLRKEFNKMV, from the coding sequence ATGGTTGTCAGGTGGAAATTGGCGTTGCAATTGCTTTGGTATCGGATTCTAATCCAAATGGGGCTCAAAGGGGAAGAGATCTATTACATCGGCGGAAGTGAAGCGTTGCCTCCCCCCTTGACTCGGGAGGAAGAAGAACATCTGCTGGATAAACTCCCCGGCGGCGATTCCGCCGTACGGGCTATGCTGATTGAGCGGAATCTGCGGTTGGTCGTCTATATCGCACGTAAGTTTGAAAATACGGGCATCAACATCGAAGATTTAGTCTCCATCGGAACCATCGGATTAATCAAGGCGGTCAATACGTTTGACCCTACAAAGAAGATTAAACTGGCCACTTATGCCTCCCGGTGCATTGAAAACGAAATCCTGATGTTTTTGCGTCGCAACAATAAAATTCGGTCGGAGGTTTCATTTGATGAACCGCTGAACATGGATTGGGACGGAAACGAATTGCTCCTGTCTGATGTGATGGGGACTGAGAATGATACCATCTACCGGAACATCGAGGAGCAGGTGGATCGAAAAATCCTTCGCACCGCCCTGATGAAGTTGTCGGAACGAGAAAGGAAGATCATGGAACTCCGTTTTGGCCTCAACGGGGGCGAGGAGAAGACGCAAAAGGATGTGGCAGATCTGCTCGGGATTTCCCAATCCTACATCTCCCGCCTTGAAAAACGGATTATTAAGCGGCTCCGTAAAGAATTTAACAAAATGGTTTGA
- the ftsZ gene encoding cell division protein FtsZ translates to MLEFDMEVEQIAQIKVIGVGGGGSNAVNRMIESGVQGVEFIAANTDAQALNRSHAPVKLQIGEKLTRGLGAGANPAVGKKAAEESRESIENVLKGADMVFVTAGMGGGTGTGAAPEIAELARELGALTVGVVTRPFTFEGRKRSLQADQGIAELKDKVDTLIVIPNDRLLEIVDKNTPMLEAFREADNVLRQGVQGISDLIAVPGLINLDFADVKTIMTERGSALMGIGMATGESRATEAAKKAICSPLLETSIDGARGVLMNITGGTNLSLYEVNEAADIVASASDPEVNMIFGAVINEELKDEILVTVIATGFDGKEQEKAKGKPQFAFEEKKETTNRSQVVDIVRPSVKEDGGLEIPTFLRHRRKK, encoded by the coding sequence ATGTTGGAGTTTGATATGGAAGTCGAACAAATTGCCCAGATCAAGGTTATCGGAGTGGGTGGCGGTGGAAGCAATGCCGTGAACCGCATGATCGAGAGCGGTGTTCAAGGGGTGGAGTTTATTGCAGCCAACACCGATGCTCAGGCCCTCAACCGTTCCCATGCACCGGTCAAACTCCAGATCGGTGAGAAGTTGACCCGTGGGCTCGGGGCTGGAGCCAATCCGGCGGTGGGAAAGAAAGCCGCCGAAGAGAGCCGGGAGAGCATCGAAAACGTGTTAAAGGGAGCAGACATGGTTTTTGTGACCGCCGGTATGGGTGGTGGCACCGGCACCGGCGCTGCTCCCGAGATTGCGGAATTGGCCCGTGAACTGGGAGCCCTAACCGTAGGCGTGGTCACTCGCCCGTTTACATTTGAAGGCCGGAAACGTTCTCTGCAGGCTGATCAGGGAATCGCGGAATTGAAGGATAAAGTGGACACCTTGATTGTCATCCCCAATGACCGCCTGTTGGAGATCGTGGACAAAAACACTCCGATGCTGGAAGCGTTCAGGGAAGCGGACAATGTATTGCGGCAGGGTGTCCAGGGTATTTCGGATCTGATCGCCGTGCCCGGTTTGATCAACCTGGATTTTGCCGACGTGAAGACTATCATGACCGAACGGGGTTCTGCTTTGATGGGCATCGGCATGGCGACGGGAGAATCACGGGCGACGGAAGCGGCCAAAAAAGCGATCTGCAGTCCATTGCTGGAAACCTCCATCGACGGGGCCCGCGGCGTCCTGATGAACATCACCGGCGGCACCAATTTAAGCCTGTACGAGGTGAACGAAGCAGCCGATATCGTGGCATCCGCCTCGGATCCCGAAGTGAATATGATTTTCGGTGCGGTTATCAACGAGGAACTGAAGGACGAGATCCTGGTGACGGTGATCGCTACTGGATTTGACGGCAAGGAACAGGAAAAGGCGAAGGGAAAACCTCAATTTGCTTTTGAGGAAAAGAAGGAAACAACCAATCGCAGTCAAGTGGTGGACATCGTCCGGCCCAGCGTCAAGGAAGACGGTGGTCTGGAGATCCCTACTTTCCTGCGTCACCGCCGCAAAAAGTGA
- a CDS encoding YggS family pyridoxal phosphate-dependent enzyme: METIRHQRDEVERRIREACSRSGRNPRDVNIIAVTKYVDLERTGAALDAGLIHIGESRAQEAVPKWEALGDRGTWHFIGHLQRNKVKQVVGKFQYLHSLDRFSLAEEVNKRAEEAGKPLHCFIQVNVSGEGSKRGVSPEELTEFARETAQLPFIRIEGLMTMAPYTEDPEETRPVFRGLKRLQQQLRTLDNPRLDVPHLSMGMSRDYSIAVEEGATFLRLGSVLVGRQN; this comes from the coding sequence ATGGAGACAATCCGACACCAGCGGGATGAGGTGGAACGGCGGATTCGTGAAGCTTGCAGCCGTTCCGGGAGGAATCCCCGGGATGTGAACATCATAGCAGTGACGAAGTATGTGGATCTGGAGCGAACGGGTGCCGCATTGGACGCCGGGTTGATCCATATCGGGGAGAGCCGGGCTCAGGAGGCGGTTCCTAAGTGGGAGGCGCTGGGTGACCGTGGAACTTGGCATTTCATCGGACACCTTCAACGGAACAAAGTGAAACAGGTGGTAGGGAAATTCCAATACCTGCATTCCTTGGATCGCTTCTCCCTGGCCGAGGAAGTGAACAAACGGGCTGAAGAAGCCGGGAAACCCCTGCACTGTTTCATCCAGGTGAATGTTTCCGGTGAAGGCAGCAAGCGAGGTGTCTCGCCGGAAGAACTGACGGAGTTTGCAAGGGAAACCGCGCAATTGCCCTTTATCCGGATCGAGGGCCTCATGACAATGGCTCCGTATACAGAGGATCCGGAAGAGACGCGCCCGGTGTTTCGGGGGTTGAAACGGTTGCAGCAGCAGTTGAGGACCCTGGATAACCCGCGATTGGACGTGCCCCACCTGTCCATGGGGATGTCTCGTGATTACTCCATCGCTGTCGAAGAGGGGGCTACTTTCCTCCGGTTAGGCTCCGTGTTGGTGGGTCGACAAAACTAG
- a CDS encoding cell division protein SepF, translating to MRFMDRVMGFFGINEEDEQYRDYTQDPSDGPPERGRRNVVSLHTQKNVRVVLAEPRSYDEAQDIADNLKNHRPIIVNLQRVPKEHAVRIIDFLSGTVYALNGNIQKLGSHIFMCTPANVDIQGSITDMLTDEANDILR from the coding sequence TTGCGATTCATGGATCGCGTCATGGGCTTCTTTGGAATCAACGAAGAGGACGAGCAGTACCGGGACTACACCCAAGATCCTTCCGATGGGCCCCCGGAGCGGGGGCGGCGAAACGTGGTCTCCCTGCACACCCAGAAAAATGTCCGGGTGGTTCTCGCGGAGCCCCGTTCTTATGACGAGGCCCAGGACATTGCTGACAACTTGAAAAACCACCGCCCCATCATCGTCAATCTTCAGCGTGTTCCCAAAGAGCACGCGGTGCGAATCATCGATTTCCTCAGCGGAACGGTTTACGCACTCAATGGGAACATTCAAAAGCTGGGATCTCACATTTTTATGTGCACACCTGCCAATGTCGATATCCAGGGGTCGATCACAGACATGCTAACGGATGAAGCGAATGATATTTTGAGGTGA
- the spoIIGA gene encoding sigma-E processing peptidase SpoIIGA translates to MVVYADMVFLLNLCIDGLLLWLTAAIRRQRTPYWRIAVAAVIGATYAVWHLWQPLTLAYTFGGKLFVSILMVGVAMGLRAPLAFLRNLGVFYLISFVTGGGMFALHYLLGAGLESGGGVFVTYASGWGSPVSWVFVLAAFPLVWLYARVSFRSLQDRQAVHQYLATVAITVEGVRLECVGLIDTGNQLRDPISRTPVMMVELGRLSEVLPDGLIRLAKSKDWDALGSGLPPDWLTRVRLVPYRGAAGDGGMMLAFKPDRVDVHQKGTWVESGQVLIGLDAGRLSSDGTYQAILHPSTMPAAG, encoded by the coding sequence ATGGTAGTATATGCCGACATGGTCTTTTTGCTCAATCTTTGCATCGACGGGCTGCTCTTGTGGTTGACCGCGGCCATCCGGCGTCAACGAACCCCCTATTGGCGGATTGCGGTGGCGGCTGTGATCGGAGCGACATATGCGGTCTGGCACCTGTGGCAACCGTTGACGTTGGCTTATACATTCGGAGGCAAGTTGTTTGTGTCCATCCTCATGGTCGGAGTGGCGATGGGGCTTCGGGCTCCCTTGGCGTTTCTTCGGAACCTGGGTGTCTTTTACCTGATTTCTTTTGTTACCGGTGGGGGAATGTTCGCTCTCCACTATCTGCTGGGTGCGGGCCTTGAATCGGGAGGAGGGGTTTTTGTCACCTATGCATCGGGATGGGGCTCGCCGGTTTCGTGGGTATTTGTACTGGCGGCTTTTCCGTTGGTTTGGTTGTATGCCCGCGTTTCATTCCGGTCGTTGCAGGATCGTCAGGCGGTACACCAATACTTGGCGACGGTGGCGATCACAGTGGAAGGGGTGCGGTTGGAATGTGTCGGCTTGATCGATACCGGCAATCAGCTTCGCGATCCCATCAGCCGCACCCCGGTCATGATGGTGGAACTGGGTCGGTTATCCGAGGTCTTGCCCGACGGGTTAATCCGTTTGGCAAAAAGCAAAGATTGGGATGCACTCGGGTCCGGTTTGCCTCCGGATTGGTTGACCCGGGTACGGTTGGTTCCTTACCGCGGGGCTGCCGGTGACGGTGGTATGATGTTGGCTTTCAAGCCGGACCGGGTGGATGTGCACCAAAAGGGGACATGGGTAGAATCCGGGCAGGTACTGATCGGACTGGATGCCGGAAGATTGTCCTCCGATGGAACCTACCAAGCGATCCTTCACCCTTCCACCATGCCGGCGGCGGGATGA
- the sigG gene encoding RNA polymerase sporulation sigma factor SigG, with protein MARNKVEICGVDTSKLPVLKNEEMRALFRSLQEEGDRSAREKLVNGNLRLVLSVIQRFNNRGENVDDLFQVGCIGLMKAIDNFDLSQNVKFSTYAVPMIIGEIRRYLRDNNPIRVSRSLRDIAYKALQVRDTLTYRHSREPTIHEISEALSVSKEEVVFALDAIQDPVSLFEPIYQDGGDPIYVMDQLSDEKDVNWVEEIALREAMGKLNNREKMILSMRFFEGKTQMEVADEIGISQAQVSRLEKAAIQQMNKFIQ; from the coding sequence ATGGCGCGAAACAAAGTGGAAATATGCGGAGTGGACACATCCAAGTTGCCGGTCCTCAAAAATGAGGAAATGCGCGCCCTGTTCCGTTCCCTGCAGGAAGAAGGGGATCGCTCAGCCAGAGAGAAGCTGGTGAATGGGAACCTGCGTCTGGTGCTTAGTGTGATCCAACGCTTCAACAATCGCGGGGAAAATGTGGACGACCTGTTTCAGGTGGGGTGCATTGGTTTAATGAAGGCCATCGACAACTTTGATCTGAGCCAGAACGTGAAGTTCTCCACTTATGCAGTACCCATGATCATTGGCGAAATACGCCGCTATCTCCGGGATAACAATCCGATTCGGGTTTCCCGTTCCCTGCGTGACATCGCATATAAAGCGCTCCAAGTCAGGGATACGCTGACGTATCGGCACTCCCGTGAGCCCACGATCCATGAAATTTCGGAGGCGTTGAGTGTTTCCAAAGAGGAAGTGGTCTTCGCCCTGGATGCGATCCAGGATCCCGTTTCACTGTTTGAACCGATCTATCAGGACGGGGGAGATCCCATATACGTCATGGACCAATTGTCCGATGAAAAAGACGTCAATTGGGTGGAGGAGATCGCTCTCCGGGAAGCGATGGGGAAACTGAACAACCGGGAAAAAATGATCTTATCCATGCGTTTCTTCGAAGGAAAAACGCAGATGGAGGTGGCGGACGAGATCGGGATTTCTCAGGCACAAGTTTCCCGTCTGGAGAAAGCGGCTATTCAACAAATGAACAAGTTTATTCAGTAG
- a CDS encoding YggT family protein — MERIVLEVTLTLFMIYRFMLFGYIILSWFPNGRESPIAVFLGRLVEPYLSIFRSFIPPLGMIDISPIVALIALHFIQNGVVFIIRLLFGLV; from the coding sequence ATGGAAAGAATCGTACTGGAAGTGACACTCACGCTGTTCATGATTTACCGATTCATGCTTTTTGGATACATCATTTTATCCTGGTTTCCCAATGGGAGGGAGTCTCCCATCGCCGTTTTCCTGGGTCGGCTGGTAGAGCCGTACCTATCCATTTTTCGCAGCTTCATTCCGCCCCTGGGCATGATCGACATCTCCCCGATCGTGGCATTGATCGCTCTCCACTTTATCCAAAACGGGGTTGTTTTCATCATCAGGCTGTTGTTCGGATTGGTTTGA
- the pgeF gene encoding peptidoglycan editing factor PgeF, whose protein sequence is MEPFQYRTDAAVPLLTLTSWEREFSYVVAGMSTRNRESLKNPNRCNYALHVGDDPELVIQQRQQLSQVLNFPFASWTSAEQVHGVRIQEVKAGDRGKGRESRQSAFAQTDGLITREPDILLASFYADCVPILYFCPDVKAVGVAHAGWRGTVGGIGPAMVRELVRMGARRERIRAAIAPSIGACCYEVDDRVASPVREMLPGDADAVLKPASAGKWMLDLRELNRRLLLTEGLEERYVSVTGWCTSCHPEYFHSHRRDRGRTGRMVAFIGLRKDE, encoded by the coding sequence ATGGAACCCTTTCAATATCGGACGGATGCCGCTGTCCCGCTCCTTACGCTAACATCCTGGGAACGGGAGTTTTCGTATGTGGTGGCAGGGATGAGTACCCGAAACCGAGAATCCTTAAAGAACCCTAATCGTTGTAATTACGCCCTGCATGTGGGTGACGATCCCGAACTTGTCATTCAGCAGCGGCAACAGTTGTCTCAGGTGTTGAATTTTCCGTTTGCTTCCTGGACTTCCGCTGAGCAGGTGCATGGAGTCCGAATCCAAGAGGTGAAAGCAGGGGATCGGGGCAAAGGACGGGAATCCCGGCAATCAGCCTTTGCACAGACCGATGGCTTGATCACCCGGGAGCCGGATATCTTGCTGGCCTCTTTTTACGCGGATTGCGTCCCGATTCTTTACTTCTGCCCCGATGTGAAGGCAGTGGGTGTCGCTCATGCCGGATGGCGTGGCACCGTCGGCGGCATCGGCCCGGCGATGGTCCGTGAACTCGTCAGGATGGGTGCCCGGCGGGAACGGATTCGGGCGGCGATCGCCCCTTCAATCGGTGCCTGTTGCTACGAGGTGGATGATCGGGTGGCTTCGCCCGTGAGGGAGATGTTGCCCGGTGACGCAGATGCGGTGTTAAAACCGGCGTCAGCGGGTAAATGGATGTTAGACCTGCGTGAACTGAATCGCCGGTTGTTACTTACAGAAGGACTCGAGGAGAGATACGTGTCGGTCACTGGCTGGTGTACCAGTTGTCATCCGGAGTATTTCCACTCCCATCGGCGTGATCGGGGACGGACAGGACGGATGGTGGCCTTCATCGGTTTGCGAAAGGATGAATGA